From the genome of Vicinamibacterales bacterium, one region includes:
- a CDS encoding RidA family protein — translation MLGSRGYLVTVFALGITVVFITGAGFGARLGAQAGHSGLYGGARPLAPYSPGVDSGETVYLSGQVGINPDTGSLHEGLQAQARQALSNLESLLTEAGLTKANVVRATVYLDDINNYPALNEVYGQFFEDVDVKPSRSTVGVAALPIGAAVEIDFIAVK, via the coding sequence ATTTAGTAACGGTATTTGCACTGGGGATTACAGTGGTCTTTATTACAGGGGCCGGATTCGGGGCTCGTCTTGGCGCCCAGGCAGGTCATAGTGGACTCTACGGTGGCGCACGGCCGCTCGCACCGTATTCGCCTGGTGTAGATTCTGGGGAGACGGTCTACCTCTCGGGTCAGGTGGGGATTAACCCCGACACAGGGAGCCTGCACGAAGGTTTACAGGCTCAAGCTCGCCAGGCCCTATCGAATCTTGAAAGTCTCCTTACTGAAGCTGGTCTGACAAAGGCCAACGTAGTGCGTGCCACCGTCTATCTTGACGATATCAACAACTATCCGGCGCTAAACGAGGTCTACGGACAATTTTTCGAAGATGTGGATGTTAAACCGAGCCGCTCAACTGTCGGCGTTGCGGCACTGCCAATCGGTGCGGCTGTCGAGATCGATTTCATCGCTGTGAAATAG
- a CDS encoding tetratricopeptide repeat protein codes for MGTNRSLTFLRNSACGYVPILCALAISFTLLAADGQSVLTLGRAALENRQYRAAITNLEAVTAASEDVPEAFYLLGVAYWGEDRPYPISADRAIVALQTAIELDRDGPIGRLALEHLASVYLRNEWMPEARRVYQQLLKYEMREELVLLYLTRIDEIDLDTGRYVPTPQNPRNARGEVIANVGPLGMHTNHYFEKGQHTWDPVKHVNYFSQAIEADPTLFQAYNNLGVALMHLGRCREAVPYFEQALQVWDTVQPASAGIYSEPHVWRLRCYLELGDLEKAVGDYEVLQTIPEYNFFGTLYTIQLAIAAGQAENAVQPLEQALAEDPDNVEVMQTLAYAYAGVRRFDDAAEMMNEALTAIPPKSPFFRHFVGPWTQQLKAWQSQ; via the coding sequence GTGGGCACAAATCGGTCGTTGACTTTTCTCCGAAATTCGGCATGTGGCTACGTGCCAATATTGTGCGCTTTAGCCATATCCTTCACACTTCTGGCAGCCGACGGTCAATCGGTGCTCACCCTTGGCCGAGCCGCTCTTGAGAATCGGCAATACCGAGCAGCCATTACCAATCTTGAAGCCGTAACTGCGGCATCAGAGGATGTTCCCGAAGCCTTCTATTTGCTCGGTGTGGCGTATTGGGGCGAGGACCGTCCGTATCCTATTTCCGCTGACCGCGCGATTGTCGCGCTGCAAACTGCGATCGAACTCGACCGCGATGGACCTATTGGAAGACTAGCCCTCGAACACCTCGCCTCGGTTTATCTAAGAAATGAATGGATGCCCGAGGCGCGGCGTGTCTATCAGCAACTCCTTAAGTACGAGATGCGAGAGGAGCTTGTTCTCCTCTATCTCACGCGGATTGACGAGATTGACCTTGACACCGGTCGCTACGTGCCAACACCGCAAAACCCCCGTAACGCTCGTGGGGAGGTCATTGCCAATGTGGGGCCCTTGGGAATGCACACGAATCATTACTTTGAAAAGGGCCAGCACACTTGGGACCCAGTCAAGCACGTGAACTACTTTTCTCAAGCGATTGAAGCCGACCCGACGCTGTTTCAAGCGTATAACAACCTGGGAGTGGCCCTGATGCACCTGGGACGATGTCGCGAGGCCGTGCCTTATTTCGAGCAAGCACTACAGGTGTGGGACACGGTCCAACCAGCATCGGCTGGTATTTATTCTGAACCCCATGTGTGGAGACTCCGCTGTTACCTCGAACTTGGAGACCTAGAAAAGGCTGTTGGCGACTACGAGGTGCTCCAGACGATTCCTGAATACAACTTCTTTGGCACGCTGTACACGATTCAATTAGCGATCGCAGCTGGTCAGGCAGAGAACGCGGTCCAGCCACTTGAGCAGGCCCTTGCCGAAGACCCCGATAACGTCGAAGTGATGCAGACGCTGGCCTATGCATACGCAGGTGTCCGCCGGTTTGACGACGCGGCCGAAATGATGAATGAGGCTCTGACAGCAATTCCGCCCAAGAGTCCCTTCTTTCGTCATTTTGTCGGACCCTGGACTCAACAACTCAAAGCGTGGCAGAGCCAGTAA
- a CDS encoding efflux RND transporter permease subunit has protein sequence MKGAISWFARNPVAANLLMVLIVAGGLLTALTVKREVMPEFSLDMITVQVPYRGAAPEEVEEGVCIRVEEAIQGLDGIKEVTSTASEGSGQITIELEAGADVRKVLDDVKARVDAIDTFPEETEKPIIQEITNRNQVINVAVHGHIDEASLKALAERVRDDITALPGITQVDVANARPYEISIEVSEILLRRHDLTFDEVTQAVRRSSLDLPGGSVKTDGGEFLLRTKGQAYRGHEFENLVLLTRTDGSHLTLGDIATVLDGFEDTVQFSHFEGEPALIIQVYRTGEQGAIDVSDTVRTYVETSQPRMPEGVSLTPFGDQALILKDRLNLLVKNGLTGFALVFIVLTLFLRFSLAFWVSLGIPISFLGALWLLPGLDVSLNMMSLFAFIVVLGILVDDAIIVGENVYAHQHRHGDRMRGAIEGTNEVAVPVIFAVLTSIAAFAPLLVVPGIMGKMMVTIPLVVIPCLLFSLIESQLILPAHLAHGTPRPPRNTWAQRMRNRIDSALKRFVDRIYRPLLEHGIQMRYLTVAIAIAVLLLTGGLVGAGWVRVVFMPPVDADYLSASVIMPQGTPVEVTESAVRHLEETAEILRTEFREENGRELFRYVYGLVGSSSPNMMASPMGSGSQTRGASHLGGIFIELTAADERGIGSAEALNRWRELVGIIPDAVEVDFDAELFMVGGDPINVQLTGSDIDELRAASDVVKTQLSAYAGVYDIADSFRQGKQEIKLNIEPTAEVIGLSLQDLARQVRQAFYGEEAQRIQRGRDDVRVMVRYPEAERRSVGDLENMRIRTPDGQQVPFSQVARVEPGRGFASIRRVNRQRALNVTAAVDETTTTAGDIVADLDTRVLPELLLPFPDIRYSFAGQQTELRDSTSGLTQGFMVAVLFIYLLLAVPLKSYSQPLIIMTAIPFGLVGATWGHLIMGKDISLLSMFGLVALAGVVVNDSLVMVDFINRFRRQAGSLTRAVREAGVARFRPILLTSLTTFFGLLPLMLETSLQAQFLIPMAISLAFGVIFSTFITLILVPAGYFIIEDLKALFRTQYDLDSLATEPNVNVGLETIDR, from the coding sequence GTGAAGGGAGCTATCAGTTGGTTCGCACGTAACCCCGTCGCTGCCAATCTGTTGATGGTTTTGATCGTGGCTGGCGGATTACTTACCGCCCTTACGGTTAAGCGCGAGGTCATGCCGGAGTTTTCCCTCGACATGATTACGGTGCAGGTGCCATATCGCGGTGCGGCACCAGAGGAAGTCGAGGAAGGTGTGTGCATTCGCGTTGAAGAAGCGATTCAGGGGCTTGACGGTATCAAAGAGGTCACATCGACCGCTAGTGAAGGCTCAGGGCAGATCACCATTGAGCTTGAGGCTGGTGCCGACGTTCGCAAGGTGTTAGATGATGTGAAAGCTCGCGTCGATGCGATTGACACCTTCCCTGAAGAAACTGAGAAGCCGATCATCCAAGAGATTACCAATCGTAATCAAGTGATCAATGTCGCTGTTCATGGTCATATCGATGAAGCCAGTCTAAAAGCGTTGGCCGAGCGGGTTCGGGACGACATCACGGCTCTTCCCGGCATTACGCAGGTCGACGTAGCCAACGCCCGCCCCTACGAAATTTCAATTGAAGTCTCCGAAATATTACTGCGCCGCCATGATTTAACATTCGATGAGGTCACACAGGCAGTGCGCCGGTCATCACTCGACCTGCCCGGCGGTTCTGTGAAAACGGATGGCGGCGAGTTCTTGCTGCGAACCAAGGGCCAGGCCTATCGCGGGCACGAATTTGAAAACCTGGTGCTCCTTACTCGAACTGACGGTAGCCATCTAACGTTGGGCGATATCGCGACCGTGCTTGACGGATTTGAAGACACCGTCCAGTTCTCACATTTTGAGGGCGAGCCAGCCCTCATTATCCAGGTCTACCGCACTGGCGAGCAGGGTGCAATCGACGTGTCTGATACCGTCCGTACCTATGTGGAAACCAGTCAACCTCGGATGCCTGAGGGGGTCTCTTTAACCCCGTTTGGGGACCAGGCGCTCATCCTAAAGGATCGGCTGAACTTACTCGTTAAAAATGGCCTCACCGGATTCGCCCTCGTCTTCATTGTCCTAACACTGTTTCTGAGATTCAGTTTGGCGTTCTGGGTCAGTCTCGGCATCCCAATTTCGTTCCTTGGTGCCCTCTGGCTCCTTCCTGGCCTCGACGTATCGCTGAACATGATGTCGCTCTTTGCTTTCATTGTCGTACTGGGAATCCTGGTTGACGACGCCATCATCGTCGGCGAGAACGTCTACGCACATCAACACCGCCACGGAGACCGAATGCGCGGCGCGATCGAAGGCACCAACGAAGTTGCCGTGCCGGTGATCTTTGCAGTCCTTACCTCAATCGCTGCGTTCGCACCGTTGCTGGTGGTGCCAGGCATTATGGGAAAGATGATGGTCACCATACCGCTGGTGGTCATTCCGTGCCTGTTATTTTCCCTAATCGAATCACAGCTGATATTGCCCGCTCACTTGGCGCATGGAACACCCCGCCCGCCACGAAACACTTGGGCTCAACGGATGCGGAACCGGATTGATAGCGCACTTAAACGGTTTGTCGATCGGATTTATCGTCCGTTACTCGAACACGGCATTCAAATGCGCTATTTGACGGTGGCCATCGCCATTGCTGTCTTGCTGCTCACTGGCGGTCTTGTGGGAGCCGGCTGGGTCCGCGTCGTCTTCATGCCGCCCGTTGATGCCGACTACTTGTCGGCATCGGTCATCATGCCCCAAGGAACACCGGTTGAGGTGACCGAGAGCGCCGTGCGCCACTTGGAAGAGACGGCCGAGATACTCCGGACGGAATTCAGGGAAGAAAACGGACGAGAACTCTTTCGGTATGTCTACGGTCTAGTTGGCAGCAGTTCGCCGAATATGATGGCCAGCCCGATGGGGTCTGGCAGCCAGACACGTGGCGCCTCTCATCTTGGCGGCATCTTCATTGAGTTGACAGCAGCTGACGAGCGCGGTATCGGAAGTGCGGAGGCCCTGAATCGTTGGCGTGAACTGGTGGGAATCATTCCCGATGCCGTTGAGGTGGATTTTGACGCTGAACTGTTTATGGTAGGCGGTGACCCAATCAATGTGCAACTCACTGGCTCGGACATCGACGAGTTGCGAGCCGCCAGCGACGTGGTAAAAACGCAGTTATCAGCATACGCTGGCGTCTACGATATCGCCGACTCGTTTCGGCAGGGCAAACAGGAGATTAAGTTAAATATTGAACCGACTGCGGAGGTAATCGGACTATCTCTCCAGGACCTCGCCCGCCAGGTCAGGCAGGCGTTCTACGGTGAGGAGGCACAACGCATACAGCGTGGTCGCGATGACGTTCGGGTGATGGTGCGCTACCCCGAAGCTGAACGTCGGTCAGTTGGCGATCTCGAAAATATGCGGATCCGGACTCCCGATGGCCAGCAGGTCCCGTTTTCGCAGGTCGCTCGAGTCGAACCAGGCCGTGGCTTCGCATCCATTAGGAGGGTTAACCGACAACGGGCTCTCAACGTCACCGCAGCGGTGGACGAAACAACCACCACAGCCGGTGACATCGTTGCCGACCTAGATACCCGCGTCCTGCCTGAACTCCTTCTGCCATTCCCGGACATCCGTTACTCCTTCGCAGGACAACAGACTGAATTGCGAGATTCAACAAGCGGCTTGACACAAGGCTTTATGGTGGCCGTGCTGTTCATCTATCTACTCTTGGCTGTGCCTCTCAAATCGTACTCGCAGCCACTCATCATCATGACCGCAATTCCCTTCGGACTTGTGGGCGCAACGTGGGGCCACCTCATCATGGGCAAGGACATTAGCTTGTTGTCGATGTTTGGCCTGGTCGCGCTCGCTGGCGTCGTCGTCAATGACAGCCTTGTCATGGTGGACTTTATCAACAGGTTCCGTCGCCAAGCCGGCAGCCTGACTCGTGCCGTACGTGAGGCAGGAGTCGCCCGCTTCCGGCCGATACTGCTGACTTCACTGACGACATTCTTCGGATTGCTACCACTTATGCTGGAGACCAGCCTGCAAGCCCAGTTTCTAATTCCTATGGCTATCTCGCTTGCCTTCGGCGTGATCTTTTCCACCTTCATCACGCTCATACTGGTGCCCGCCGGCTATTTCATCATTGAGGACCTCAAGGCGCTCTTCCGTACGCAGTATGATCTCGATTCCCTAGCGACGGAACCGAATGTGAATGTTGGGCTCGAAACTATAGACCGGTGA
- a CDS encoding efflux RND transporter periplasmic adaptor subunit: MNRGVKRIFQFLLPVGVIVAAALGASTMVSFRPIAPTQSPTVVAPLVRVVEVGLTTVTLTVRSQGTVEPRTESQLVPEVSGRIVEVSPSFVAGGFFEAGDVLFKTDPHDYEQTLVQREAEIESARLHILQEEAEAEVAQWGWDRIGSGQARSLTLREPQIASARAELAAAEANLETALRNLERTEVRAPYAGRVREKNVDVGQFVTLGAPVARIYAVDAAEVRLPLPDDELAYLDLPLNYRGESGRVRGPVVTLRTSFAGRIHEWQGHIVRTEGEIDPRTRMVRVVAEVTDPYGRGSDPARPPLAAGMFVEAEIVGRIVENVAVVPRAALRGPGQVLIVDANSRLRFRDVDVLRATTNELFILGGLEAGDRVNISPLEVVSDGMEVTTSSLRSKNPPVNVNINNEENPS, from the coding sequence ATGAATCGTGGAGTTAAGCGGATCTTTCAATTTTTGCTGCCCGTTGGAGTCATCGTTGCCGCTGCCCTCGGGGCAAGCACGATGGTATCTTTCAGACCAATAGCACCGACACAGTCACCTACGGTAGTTGCTCCGCTAGTGCGGGTCGTTGAAGTAGGTTTGACGACAGTCACCCTCACAGTCAGGAGCCAAGGCACGGTCGAGCCACGTACTGAGAGCCAACTTGTCCCCGAGGTCTCAGGGCGTATCGTTGAAGTGTCCCCGTCATTTGTTGCCGGTGGCTTCTTCGAAGCGGGTGACGTACTTTTCAAAACCGACCCGCATGATTACGAGCAAACCCTCGTCCAGCGTGAAGCAGAAATTGAAAGCGCTCGACTTCACATCCTCCAAGAGGAAGCCGAAGCTGAGGTCGCTCAGTGGGGTTGGGATCGAATCGGTAGTGGCCAGGCAAGGTCCCTCACACTTCGTGAGCCACAGATCGCTAGCGCACGAGCGGAATTGGCCGCTGCTGAGGCCAACCTTGAAACCGCCCTACGGAACCTAGAAAGGACGGAGGTGCGCGCACCCTACGCAGGCCGAGTCCGTGAGAAAAATGTCGACGTCGGTCAATTCGTGACTCTGGGTGCACCGGTGGCTAGGATCTACGCAGTTGACGCAGCCGAAGTCCGCCTTCCACTTCCCGACGACGAGCTCGCCTATCTGGATCTCCCTCTAAATTACCGAGGGGAGTCAGGTCGTGTCCGTGGCCCCGTGGTGACCTTGCGCACGAGCTTTGCGGGTCGAATCCACGAATGGCAAGGCCACATCGTTCGCACCGAAGGCGAAATTGACCCAAGAACGCGGATGGTTCGCGTCGTCGCTGAAGTTACGGACCCCTATGGTCGCGGCTCTGACCCGGCCCGCCCGCCCTTAGCTGCGGGCATGTTTGTTGAGGCAGAAATCGTGGGACGGATAGTTGAAAACGTGGCGGTTGTGCCGCGTGCCGCACTTCGCGGTCCAGGTCAAGTGCTCATCGTGGATGCCAACAGCAGGCTCAGGTTTCGAGACGTTGATGTGTTACGGGCCACGACCAACGAGTTGTTCATTCTCGGTGGTCTGGAAGCGGGGGATCGCGTAAACATTTCGCCGCTTGAAGTTGTATCGGACGGCATGGAAGTGACAACGAGTAGTCTTCGGAGCAAGAATCCCCCAGTGAACGTGAACATCAATAATGAGGAAAACCCATCGTGA
- a CDS encoding (2Fe-2S)-binding protein, giving the protein MADRKDCCFPEAVVAPSRREFIKGVIASGVAVSSVAYVSTAWAQMAPGQAGGLERLLSLRVNGQTRRVDVLPNETLAMTLRYKLGLAGTKLGCDRAECGTCTVLIDDIAHYSCSTLTHRVRDRQITTVEGLESSSGELHPVQQAFIDELGPQCGFCTPGQVMAGVALLRDNPNPTREEAREAMAGNLCRCGAYDHYLNGVMRAAKGA; this is encoded by the coding sequence ATGGCCGATCGAAAAGATTGTTGTTTTCCCGAAGCTGTTGTCGCCCCTTCGAGGCGGGAGTTCATCAAGGGTGTGATTGCCTCAGGAGTGGCAGTGTCGAGTGTTGCCTATGTTTCAACCGCCTGGGCACAAATGGCGCCGGGTCAGGCGGGGGGGCTAGAGCGCCTTCTATCGCTTCGTGTGAACGGTCAGACCCGCCGGGTGGATGTGCTGCCGAATGAAACGCTTGCGATGACTCTTCGCTACAAGCTTGGTCTGGCCGGGACCAAGCTCGGTTGTGACCGTGCTGAGTGCGGTACATGCACTGTTCTGATTGATGACATAGCGCACTACTCGTGCTCGACACTGACGCACCGCGTGCGTGATCGCCAGATCACGACCGTTGAAGGGCTGGAGAGTTCGTCAGGTGAGTTACATCCGGTGCAGCAAGCGTTTATCGATGAGCTTGGTCCGCAGTGTGGCTTCTGTACTCCGGGACAGGTGATGGCGGGTGTGGCGCTGCTGAGGGACAATCCGAACCCCACTCGTGAAGAAGCACGTGAGGCAATGGCGGGCAACCTTTGTCGGTGCGGTGCCTACGATCATTATTTAAACGGCGTCATGCGTGCGGCGAAGGGGGCCTGA
- a CDS encoding xanthine dehydrogenase family protein molybdopterin-binding subunit, with the protein MANVLIGKDFTPPDVRGKVTGSAKYAEDFRAEGMLFCRLLTSPMPHGRVRNIDASAALAMEGVIAILTADEVPQIPEPGNPILTNEPLYVGEPILAVAAVNETLAEEAIAKIKVDLEPLPFTVDPLESLRPGGPNARSGANTVVSGEGLKEIKWTTEDFDAPADGELPMGEPTATWSYGDIEEGFSSAAVVLDETFVTAGTSHHSMEPRTTMAYWQNEKCFIYGSTQSQSFVLPGLARYLGLELDNIVYVGENCGGGFGSKGAAYPTQVIPALMAKKTGRPVMMRINRAEEYAIGSARPGFQGRLKLGFREDGRLLACDLYVVQENGPNGGFGDMSAAASAISIVYTPVAMRFRGASVLTNTPRRGAQRGPGQNQIACAMEPLFDKAARELGVDQFAIRRVNVPDHDSQYGADRGAITSAYLGEALDKGAEKFDWVKKQAQSGQRRGSKVIGVGIGQAFHSAGSNGFDGLVRLTPEGKLHIHTGVGNLGTYSYAVTSRVAAEVLKCDWNNCVIERGDSSIGLPWNLGQFGSNTSFTMTRTNYAAAMDAVGKLKEIAARDLGGAPDDYEIGDEVVFRRGNPSQRLTYAEAAKRAIQLGGKFCGDEMADDLNPMTKAAVRGLAGTGLVGVAKDNLPRTGMVPALAAGFIQIELDLETGKFKILDYLGVADCGTVMHPQGLAAQIRGGAVMGFGMAALERQVFDPHYGLPRSVGLYQAKPPSYSDVAIGMGAEAVDQPDPQNPVGAKGIGEPLMGCASAALLCAISDALGGHYFNRTPILPDMILNAASKRPQSHTPLQVNTD; encoded by the coding sequence ATGGCGAATGTGCTAATTGGTAAAGACTTCACACCGCCAGACGTCCGTGGGAAGGTGACCGGGAGTGCGAAATACGCGGAGGACTTCCGTGCCGAAGGGATGCTCTTCTGTCGGCTGCTTACTAGCCCGATGCCTCATGGGCGCGTGCGGAACATTGACGCCTCTGCCGCGCTCGCGATGGAAGGCGTGATTGCGATATTGACGGCCGATGAAGTGCCGCAGATACCAGAGCCTGGTAATCCGATTCTGACGAACGAGCCGCTTTATGTTGGCGAACCGATCCTGGCGGTAGCGGCAGTTAACGAAACGCTCGCCGAAGAAGCAATTGCGAAGATCAAGGTTGACCTTGAGCCGTTGCCGTTTACCGTTGACCCGCTTGAAAGTCTTCGTCCTGGTGGTCCCAATGCTCGTAGTGGTGCCAACACTGTCGTATCGGGTGAGGGACTGAAAGAAATTAAGTGGACTACTGAAGACTTTGACGCGCCCGCCGATGGTGAACTGCCGATGGGCGAGCCGACTGCGACGTGGTCGTACGGCGACATCGAGGAAGGTTTTTCGAGCGCTGCGGTCGTACTCGATGAAACGTTTGTGACGGCGGGTACATCGCATCACTCAATGGAACCCCGCACGACCATGGCCTACTGGCAGAATGAGAAATGCTTCATTTATGGATCTACTCAGAGCCAGAGTTTCGTCTTGCCGGGTCTGGCCCGATACCTCGGGCTTGAACTGGACAACATCGTATACGTGGGTGAGAACTGTGGTGGGGGGTTTGGGTCGAAGGGTGCTGCCTACCCAACTCAGGTCATACCCGCCCTAATGGCGAAGAAAACGGGACGGCCAGTGATGATGCGGATCAACCGCGCCGAGGAGTATGCCATCGGCTCGGCCAGACCTGGTTTTCAGGGGCGCCTCAAATTGGGGTTCAGGGAAGATGGTCGTCTTTTGGCCTGCGACCTCTATGTAGTCCAGGAGAACGGTCCGAACGGGGGATTCGGCGATATGTCGGCTGCGGCCAGCGCGATATCGATTGTCTATACCCCAGTCGCTATGCGGTTCCGCGGGGCGTCAGTACTGACTAACACGCCGCGCCGCGGTGCCCAACGTGGTCCTGGACAGAACCAGATCGCGTGTGCCATGGAGCCGCTTTTCGACAAAGCAGCACGGGAACTAGGTGTTGATCAGTTTGCGATCCGCCGGGTCAATGTGCCCGACCACGACTCTCAATATGGGGCAGACCGAGGGGCCATCACCAGTGCCTATCTAGGAGAAGCACTGGATAAGGGCGCCGAGAAGTTCGACTGGGTAAAGAAGCAAGCTCAGAGCGGCCAGCGGCGTGGGTCGAAGGTGATCGGTGTTGGAATCGGTCAGGCGTTTCACTCCGCGGGGTCGAATGGTTTCGATGGACTAGTGCGGCTAACGCCTGAAGGCAAACTTCACATTCACACTGGCGTTGGCAACTTGGGCACCTATTCGTATGCGGTTACCTCACGGGTGGCAGCTGAGGTTCTAAAGTGTGACTGGAACAACTGCGTAATTGAACGGGGTGATTCGAGCATCGGTCTGCCCTGGAACCTCGGGCAGTTCGGCAGTAACACGTCGTTCACGATGACACGCACAAATTACGCTGCGGCGATGGATGCCGTCGGCAAACTCAAGGAGATCGCGGCTCGTGACCTGGGTGGTGCTCCGGACGACTACGAGATCGGTGACGAAGTGGTGTTCCGACGGGGCAATCCATCGCAGCGTCTGACCTATGCGGAGGCGGCCAAACGGGCCATCCAGCTAGGCGGTAAGTTCTGCGGTGACGAGATGGCTGACGACCTCAACCCGATGACGAAGGCTGCCGTGCGAGGCCTAGCCGGCACGGGATTGGTCGGTGTTGCCAAGGATAACCTGCCGCGCACCGGGATGGTGCCGGCACTAGCCGCTGGCTTCATTCAGATTGAGTTGGACCTAGAAACCGGTAAGTTTAAGATCCTTGATTACCTCGGTGTTGCTGACTGCGGGACAGTTATGCACCCACAAGGGCTTGCGGCGCAGATTCGAGGCGGCGCGGTCATGGGATTCGGCATGGCTGCACTTGAACGCCAAGTTTTCGACCCGCATTATGGTCTACCTCGTTCGGTTGGTCTGTATCAGGCCAAGCCGCCGTCCTACTCGGACGTGGCGATTGGGATGGGTGCGGAGGCGGTGGACCAGCCAGACCCGCAAAACCCAGTGGGCGCCAAAGGGATCGGCGAGCCCTTGATGGGATGTGCCAGTGCGGCTCTGTTGTGTGCGATTTCCGACGCGTTGGGCGGTCACTACTTCAACCGAACACCAATCCTGCCCGACATGATTCTAAATGCGGCGTCGAAGCGTCCGCAGTCCCACACGCCGTTGCAAGTGAACACCGACTGA
- a CDS encoding xanthine dehydrogenase family protein subunit M, with translation MANDMMPHFELLQPADLETALEHVERLGEGGWILAGGHDSLGWFKERTKQPGTVIDLEGIAELKGVRQTSDGIEIGALTTLTEVERDPMVRERFGLLADAARRVASPQIRNTGTLGGNLCQDTRCWYYRYGLNCYRAGGNICYADTPVAMNREHSVFEADRCVAVSPSDTAPALVALDASMVIRNVRGERVVAAEDFFMAPAVDITRMTVLKPGDILTTIRIPETWAGASFYFEKVADRNSWDFALVNVATAMRVDSAGTIEDARIACGAVQCTPRRLTEVENLVKGRVQNEETEELAAAAAAADARPLNYNHYKIPLMRNLVKRSLRASEV, from the coding sequence ATGGCGAACGACATGATGCCGCATTTCGAGTTACTCCAGCCCGCGGACCTGGAGACTGCACTGGAACACGTGGAGCGCTTAGGCGAGGGCGGTTGGATACTCGCTGGAGGCCACGACAGCCTTGGCTGGTTCAAGGAGCGCACGAAGCAGCCAGGCACAGTGATTGACCTTGAGGGTATTGCGGAACTGAAGGGTGTCCGGCAGACCTCCGATGGTATTGAGATTGGTGCTTTGACGACGCTGACCGAGGTCGAGCGAGACCCGATGGTGCGTGAGCGGTTCGGCCTGCTTGCGGACGCTGCCCGTCGCGTGGCGAGTCCGCAAATCCGTAATACCGGCACGCTCGGCGGTAATCTCTGTCAAGACACAAGGTGCTGGTACTATCGCTACGGCCTCAACTGCTACAGGGCCGGGGGTAACATTTGCTACGCCGACACGCCGGTCGCCATGAACCGGGAGCACAGTGTCTTTGAAGCCGACCGATGCGTCGCGGTGTCGCCCTCCGATACCGCGCCGGCGTTGGTTGCCTTAGACGCGTCGATGGTCATCAGAAATGTGCGCGGCGAACGCGTCGTGGCTGCAGAGGACTTCTTCATGGCGCCAGCCGTGGATATTACACGGATGACTGTGCTCAAGCCCGGTGACATCCTCACGACTATCAGGATTCCGGAAACGTGGGCCGGGGCCAGTTTCTACTTTGAGAAGGTCGCGGACCGTAACTCGTGGGACTTTGCACTAGTGAACGTAGCAACCGCGATGCGGGTCGATAGTGCTGGCACGATTGAGGACGCACGCATTGCTTGCGGTGCCGTACAGTGCACGCCCCGCCGCCTTACAGAGGTTGAAAATCTCGTCAAAGGACGAGTCCAGAACGAAGAGACCGAAGAACTTGCTGCCGCGGCTGCTGCCGCGGATGCCCGACCCCTGAATTACAACCACTACAAGATTCCACTTATGCGGAATCTTGTGAAGCGGTCTTTGCGTGCGTCTGAGGTGTAA